In one Oncorhynchus nerka isolate Pitt River linkage group LG7, Oner_Uvic_2.0, whole genome shotgun sequence genomic region, the following are encoded:
- the LOC115132098 gene encoding tumor necrosis factor receptor superfamily member 1A-like produces MWFYVLVLTLACLDSVRSCTEEMLKNLPERTCNDCPAGFHIEKGTSKCIKCIAGKEFAAIQNYDVACKRCKACDERASQMVVKSCEPKNDTECGCMKSYYPKKSRNGLQCFKCQTKDCSNYTECRSSCTITTTQRLPTLTPLEPNPSITQTGPVHYPLLTIGYVFVIVLVTIMLFAGLLVLTKGGWMVHGCCATPEKDLQLPTRDTSANGQPNGPTSLTLNITQGIPMTTFSHSAAKTEYHTLVTPLLPAREPRIPRQETQEERWPAKVLYAIIKEVPLRRWKEFLRLLSVPDRHLERVDLEPGLGSMERQYQMLRLWSQGPAAGLEDVYSALLYMDLASCAHQLQDSLEQLQALQSIAPTNDIPAENYRVCRLT; encoded by the exons GCTTTCACATTGAAAAAGGAACCTCCAAATGCATAAAATGTATTGCGGGCAAAGAATTCGCTGCAATACAAAATTATGATGTAGCTTGTAAACGCTGTAAAGCATGTGATGAAAGAG CCTCTCAAATGGTGGTGAAGAGTTGTGAGCCCAAGAATGACACTGAATGTGGCTGCATGAAGAGTTACTACCCAAAGAAATCCAGAAATGGGTTGCAATGCTTCAAATGTCAAAC TAAAGACTGTTCCAACTATACAGAATGTCGCTCCTCCTGCACCATTACTACGACTCAGAGACTCCCAACCTTGACACCCTTGGAACCCAACCCCAGCATCACTCAAACAGGTCCAGTACATT ATCCCCTTCTGACCATCGGGTATGTCTTTGTGATTGTCCTGGTGACCATTATGTTATTTGCCGGTCTCCTTGTCCTGACTAAGGGTGGATGGATGGTACATGGCTGTTGTGCGACCCCTGAAAAGGACCTCCAGTTGCCTACAAGGGACACATCAGCCAATG GTCAGCCAAATGGCCCAACATCACTG ACACTGAATATTACTCAAGGGATTCCCATGACGACATTCTCTCACAGTGCTGCCAAGACAGAGTATCACACCCTTGTCACACCCCTGTTGCCAGCCAGAGAGCCCAGAA TCCCTCGACAGGAGACCCAGGAGGAGCGCTGGCCCGCCAAGGTGTTGTACGCCATCATCAAGGAGGTGCCTCTGCGGCGCTGGAAGGAGTTCCTGCGCCTGCTCTCTGTGCCCGACCGACATCTGGAGCGTGTGGATCTGGAGCCGGGCCTAGGCTCCATGGAACGGCAGTACCAGATGCTGCGGCTGTGGAGCCAGGGCCCGGCTGCAGGCCTGGAGGatgtctactctgctctgctctacatgGACCTGGCCAGCTGTGCCCACCAGCTGCAGGACAGCTTGGAGCAGCTGCAAGCGCTCCAGTCGATAGCCCCAACCAATGACATCCCTGCAGAGAACTACAGAGTCTGTAGGCTTACTTAG